A section of the Osmia lignaria lignaria isolate PbOS001 chromosome 3, iyOsmLign1, whole genome shotgun sequence genome encodes:
- the LOC117605248 gene encoding uncharacterized protein LOC117605248: MSKLCCIGLSLATRIIGTYTMSLSVLTINVLMSNYFSRATDNEFFDSIQGWAFLGLNWIQVLRSSQAETKAQTAVVFFLAYTISFLLASAYLALGSISRKPKCAVPWMYLQMISIIDQSVALSIHLTHGSEYDAYDQSMWYIPVSSVYLLTSTYFWMVVQSARRQWAEERNGCADVDTMDIASATQSNNANGPKSPSFLSQNFAMFESPRPHTILPK; this comes from the exons ATGAGTAAACTCTGCTGTATCGGGCTATCGTTGGCCACCAGGATCATCGGCACGTACACCATG TCGCTCTCGGTACTCACGATAAACGTGTTAATGAGTAACTATTTCTCAAGAGCCACCGACAACGAGTTCTTCGATTCTATTCAGGGCTGGGCTTTCCTCGGTTTAAATTGGATACAAGTGTTAAGAAGCTCGCAGGCAGAAACGAAAG CACAAACAGCGGTGGTATTTTTCCTCGCGTACACGATATCATTTTTATTGGCCAGTGCTTATCTCGCTTTGGGATCGATCTCC AGGAAACCAAAGTGCGCCGTGCCTTGGATGTATTTGCAAATGATTAGCATAATAGATCAGTCTGTGGCGCTATCTATTCATCTGACACACGGATCGGAATACGATGCTTACGATCAATCAATGTGGTACATTCCAGTGTCCAGTGTTTATCTAT TGACGAGCACGTACTTTTGGATGGTCGTGCAATCCGCCCGGAGGCAATGGGCGGAAGAACGAAATGGTTGTGCCGATGTTGATACAATGGATATCGCGTCCGCGACGCAATCGAACAATGCTAACGGGCCGAAATCGCCGTCATTTCTATCGCAAAACTTCGCGATGTTCGAATCCCCGAGACCGCACACGATTTTACCGAAATAA